tggtttgaacccgcacaccctgccacagagggggttccggaagtttctggtttgaacctgcacaccctgccacagagggggttcaggaagtttctggtctgaacccgcacaccctgccacagagggggttccggaagtttctggtttgaacccgcacaccctgccacagagggggttccggaagtttctggtttgaacctgcacaccctgccacagagggggttcaggaagtttctggtttgaacccgcacaccctgccacagagggggttccggaagtttctggtttgaacccgcacaccctgccacagaggggtttcaggaagtttctggtttgaacccgcacaccctgccacagagggggttccggaagtttctggtttgaacccgcacaccctgccacagagggggtttcaggaagtttctggtttgaacccgcacaccctgccacagaggggggttcaggaagtttctggtttgaacctgcacaccctgccacagaggggggtttcaggaagtttctggtttgaacccgcacaccctgccacagagggggtttcaggaagtttctggtttgaacccgcacaccctgccacagaggggggttcaggaagtttctggtttgaacccgcacaccctgccacagagggggtttcaggaagtttctggtttgaacctgcacaccctgccacagaggggggtttcaggaagtttctggtttgaacccgcacaccctgccacagagggggtttcaggaagtttctggtttgaacccgcacaccctgccacagaggggggttcaggaagtttctggtttgaacccgcacaccctgccacagagggggttcaggaagtttctggtttgaacccgcacaccctgccacagagggggggtttcaggaagtttctggtttgaacccgcacaccctgccacagagggggtttcaggaagtttctggtcTAGTCCAGAAGACAATTAACGCAAAAGGAACAatcagaaatcaaagaggtaGTCCAAGCGACTGTGGGCCACTCTCTCCCCATGTCAGTGTCAGGCTGCCCCCGGGGGACTGGGGCCCAGGGCTGTACGTCGGAGCAGCAGCGACAGGCCCCTGGGGGGGGGTCCCTCGGGGCAGTTATAAGTTCCAGAGGATTCCCACGGGGACCCCTAGTTGTAACACTGAGATGATAAACAATTCATACCCTATCACATTTTAATGCCCTGAAAACATTAAACATTACATAAAAGCTGtgcacaaagaaggaaaaggttGCAAAGGGATTAGTGCGAGGAGGTGAAGAGGTGCCGCGTGCACTGGCGATGTCCTCAGACGCGGGAGACTTTcttggagggaagaaaggaaagaaggaagggacggagggagggagacaaaggAACAGTGTGGGCTCCCGAGGGCGAGGTGGCCTCTGGACAAGCTGTCCACCCTGCCGATGTCACTTCTCAAGGTGGACCGTTTTGTTGCTCCAGAAACCCCCGTTTAACCACCCAGATGCCTGCCTGGAGCTACCTGCCCGTTAGGGCCCGACGCCAAGCTCCCGGCCCTCTGGCCGCAGCTCCTCTCCTGTCAGCCCGGGAAGTAGCATCTGGCCCATCTTCTGGCCTCAAATTAAGCCTTTGCTCAGCCTGCCACACCTGCCCCACTGCCGGGCCCCGGCAGGGCTGGTGGGTCAGGCCCTGGGCGGCTGGGAGCACACACGGTGCCGAGGGGCCCAGTGGGCTTGCTCACCCTCTGTCCGCACTGCCTGCCAACGTCAGCCCTGGAGCCCCACTATCCACCTTAAAAACCAGTGCGACCCTCTGAAGAAAGAACTTGGCTGTTTTCATTCCTGTAAACCGTGCCCAGGTGCACACAGCAGGCAGCAGGGCAGTTCTGCCTTCAAGGATAAACATCTCCTCACAGGGTGGCCACAATTACTGTTTTTAGTGGACACATAATGTTCCATCCTCCTGATGTATCACTACTAACTTACTAAGTATCCCCAAGCTATGGGATGGTTAGCTTGTTTCTGACTTTTTGCTACTGATAAGACTGCCTTTGCATGAAACATTTTTGTGCACATAGCTTTTTGCTTCTTAGCTTCAGTGAAATTAATTCGATTAAGAGAAACTCCTGTTACACAAATAACAGTAAAAGTCACAGTAGCTAACACTTCTTAGGTTATTTACATGTCAAGTACCATTCTAAGTGCTTTCTATGTTTTTACtcaattaatcctcacaaaactccTATGAGGGGAGCAGGGCGGGGGAGGCAGGGGGACCTGAGGCAGGTACtactgttttcttgattttatagAGAAAACAAGGATAGTGGGAACTTGTCCAAGGTCTTACAGATAGGAAGTAGTAAGGGTGGAATTCTCACCAGAAGCTGTTAGGACCACACAGTTCCTGCTTTTCACCACTATTACCACTGCTTCCCCCCACATTAGGACAATAACGACCACTTACGGAGAGACTCCCGTGTGCTGTGGACAAACAACTTTGCAAACACCACCTCATTTACACCTCACTACAACCCTGGGAGGCAGGTGAATTACGGTCCCCATTTTACAAGGGGGGAAGCCAAGGCAAAAGAGTCAGCCCCGGCATCACAGCAAACCACAGACAGAACCACGCTCAGAACCCGGTCTGTGCCACCCGAGACCAAGGCGCTGGCCTAACGGACACAGTACTTCCGTGAGGGCTGTGCGATCAATGTCGCCACAGCACATGCCATCACCACGACCCACACGCACGCTGACTTAGTGAGCAGTAAAGGCCCCCGAGTTCGCTCCGGCTTCTCCCTTGACGCCCAGAAGGACGGCCACTTTTCTTACCTCGTTGATGGACTCCCTGCTTGGGTCTCCTCTCCTGTGTTATGCTATCACATCCATTCCCCCACTTACTGTCAGGTTCTGGGGGGCCCCTTATTCACAGACGCTCTAGACCCTGCAAACCAGCTCTCCCCAAGAAGCCAGGACAAGGGGTCCGCCCTGCCTTGCACCCCACCATTCCctcacccacccccgcccccgcccagctAGAAGTCTTGGGAGGATACTTACTTATTATGGGGCAGCCGGGAGCACAAGGTTCTCAGGTCATCTGAAATGAAGGAGACACAGAATTAAGGAACGGCCTGGAGATGACGAGGTGAGAGGTTTGCTAATGTTCAAGGATGCGAGCGAGACAGTAACAGTACCTCATGCTCACCTTCCTAGCACCATTTAGAAGCGGggctctctttttcttccatttttgctTTAACACACGCCCTCAACAGAAGACATCACTTAGGAAAGGGGGCAGCTCTACTGGTAATTTGTCAGATGGCTGGGAAAAGGCCCAGAGACAACAGATCAGACGCCCAAGGCTAAGAGCAAGATAAGAGGGAAACCCATCTCCAGGGACGACTGCATGGGCCTCAGGCAACGTCTGTGAGCCAGCAGTCAAAGAGCAAACAGAAGTGTGTCATTAGCATCAGATCATTCTTCTGGGCGAGTTCAAGCACTGAAATGCAGAATTAAGGCGCCCTCTGAACAGGTGATGGAATGGTTCCTGCACTTAAACAGGTGCATTTCATTGTACGTAAATTATGCTGCAATGCAGAAgaactgcagaaaaagaaaagattcccTAAGAGGAAGGAGATTAAGCCATTATTACCTGTGCTCTGGAGGCATCCCCAGGCCTGGGCAAATCAGCCAGGAGACACCCAGATGCCACGGCCACGGGATTCTACCTGGGCACGTCCTGCAACTTCCGCCCACCTACCCTGCGTTCACTGAGAGGAAAGACGTCCTAAAAGCGGAAAACAGCCCTTGTCCAGGAGCCCCGATTTTCTTTCCGGCGGGTGGTGGTGACCCACCCCCGGGAGGCCTGGGCAGACAGTCACCCACCTCTCGTGCACAGCAGGGCTCCAGAGGCCATGGCCACCTGCAGAGCCTGTGCCAGCCGGTCCAGGGAGAGCTCGATCTCCTGGGAGGCGTTGAGGGGGTTCAGTTCATCCGCCAATCTGTTGATCTCCTCCACCAGCGGGACCATGTGGTCAAACAGGATGAGCCCCAGGCGGCCGTACAGGTTCTTCTCAGTCAAGTGCACCTGGAGCATCATGAGGACCTGCAGGACGCTGAGGTGGAGCTTTGAGTACAAGAGGTGGGAATCTCTGTCCGTCCCCCCCGAGTCCTTGGTGACTTTGGCAGTGATGGGGCCATTGGCTAAGGGGggcttcttcttccttttataaGCCAGAGGGGCCTTCACACACCAGCGGATCAATCCAGTGAGCGGGGTGAGCTCTAAAAATCCTATTGGGAGATTGGCTGCGATCGGAGTATTTAAAAAAGTGATGAGAATCAACCTCGGGTCCTCAAAAATCCAGTTGACAATCATCTCAAGCAAGTCCAACGGTGGGATGAGATCGTCTGCAAAACAAAGTCAGAAGGGTCTTCAGCCCCACAGACAGGAGACAGGGACAGACAGACCTTCAAGCTCACAGTACTCATCAACCGACATCCGGACGACACACCTCTGTCCTCACCTACCCTCTGTCTCCTTTCCTGGAACGTCCCCTCCGAGAGGGCTGGGCTCTCATCCGACTTAGGAAGGCCTGGCCATGGTTGGGCTCAACACATTAAACCAACAATTCCCTAGAACTCCATGATGCCTTGTGATCCTGTGTGTCAATTTAAATAAAAGTCCACTATCTATGTCCAGAGCTACCACCACCACACTTCATCCCTTCCCTTGTGAGTAGGTTTCATCCCTGTGTTTGGTGTCCCCTCAGTGGTACGGTGACAGCTACGGGGGCTGTCAGGGAGCAGCTCAAAGTCCAGACAACGATCTGTCCGCTGCCAGGAGCCATCCCAGCCCCAAACCTGGAACCTCTAAGCAAGGCCTGGCCTCCTGTGAGTCCTGAGATCTAGTACATTCTATGGCAAGACAGAGAACAGTAACTTTAAAGACAAAAGTTGATATTTATTCTGAGTTTAAGAATAAACTAAGTCCTACCACAGAtgaactcacttaatcctcaaacAAACCATCTATTATATaaaggatgaggaaactgaggcacagagatgttaaatcATTTTCTCCAGACTCATTAAAACTACGTGGTGGGCCCAGACCCGACCCCAGGTGGCCCAGCTCTTACCACTAGGCTACACCGCCCATCCTGGGGTCAGCGGACACTGCCCTTAGGCTGTGTGTGCGTGGGAGCGGgtccccagcctcctgcctctgggGCTGTGCACACCTCAGCTCATGAAGCTGGGGATGACGGAGCCCCTTCCGGGCTGCTGAGGTCCAGAGCCAAGCATGAGAAGAGAGACTGAGGGGCAGAGCGAGCCCCGTGTTGGTGTGAAGTCTCCAACTGCTCTTCCTCAGGAGACACCGGCCTTTCCCCTGGGACTGTCTACTGCTTGCGGGCTGACCCACGCCATTCCCTTCTGCTACGAAATGACGGTGACAAGAGGGAGTTGTCGTCTACGACCTTTACTTGGCAAAATAAACAGTGGTGACCCTGTGTCCGGCCCCTTGACTCCCCGAAGCATTTCTGTCTGGGACACGCCAGTCTCAGGCCCGCTCCTCCAGCaacccagcccctcccccgcccgaCACACGTCTAGCTGGGGCATCTCCGGAGCCTGAAGGTGGCATATGCACACATGCTGTGTACACGTGTGCTCGGTGAGTACACGTGAGCGTGTGTACTTGCGTGAATAATCTCCACAACCTTTGTATGCAGAGACCCAGGTTCCCTGTGACAATGGGGCAAGAGGGTGTTCTGTTCGGTTAGGTAAGCCCCTTCCGTTTCACAGCTTCGGAGGCACAGACGCCCGTCAGCCACAGTACCAAGAGCAGCGGCAAGCACCCTGCTGCCGGCGGACTCAGGCCCACCCTCTGGGCCACCACTATGGAGCCAGGGATGTCCGTATCTCCAACCTCATCCAATTGTACATAGAAATACATAGCTCTCTCTCTGTCAATCCTACCTCGAcagagtggtttaaaaaaaagtcttgacaTGTCAGACTGGCAAACTGACTTAAGAGAAAAATACCACGTCTCATGTCCATCCTAGAACGTTAGTGGTATTTTCTGAACATTATTTCCTTCTCCATATGTTAATGAATCCATTCCCAATGTTAAGGCCAATTTCTGTCCTTGTCACCCTGGAATAACCGATGACTTGAAAGAGCAACTACGATGCTGCAAATCCTTCCTATGGGAACATAAAAGGCCTAAACACCGTGCCTAGCTATCAAGAGCTCTTGAGAAGCCTCTTAGGAGAGCGCCAGGGAAGACTCCACCCCAGCAGCGGGGCGCCCACAAGCCCTGCCACCCATCCCAGCGAGCAGCACGCAGCGATGAAAGCCAAGTATGCAATTACACGCGGGTATGACACGCACTTAAACGTTCACGGTAGGTCCATGCGAACTTTCTCAAGAGAACTAAAAAGTCGTTCTAACGGCAAGGAAGAGAGTTACAAATAAAAGGAGAATCAAATACAATCAGGGTGCTGGCAGGAGACCAATGCTGGACTGAACAAAAGTGGAGAATGCTGCTAAGGCTTTCCAGCAGCTGGGTTCGCTATTAGACCAGGAGAAGAAAGAGGCTACCTGCCAGCCCTCTGAGCGGCCAGAGCTGAGGGCAGAGGAGGAACCTGAACTAGAACAGCGGGCTTCGGGTCTGCCTCTGCAGAGAAAGCTGTTCACGAGGGCGAGGCCTGTGCCTTCCCCAGATGCAAAGCGAGGGCAGCAGCCCTAGCCAGGGGCCGCGAGGGCTGTGGGGGTCATTcaaggacacagatgtagaagGACTCAGTGCTTGTCAATCCATGTTCCTTGGAACCCACTCCTGGGGGAGGAAAGTGGGCAGCAGGGCCCAGTGGGTGGGGTCTGAGACCCCTGCCACAATTCAACCAGAGCTGGGCAActtctcttggttttctttatGGGGGGGTCCAGAGGGCTCTGCTGCTGGACAGGGACAACGGCTGTGGGCTTCTCCCAGCTGAAGTCAAATGCCATCTAATGGCCTCCCTGAGGCCCTCTCCTGGTACCTTGCTAAGGAAGTCTCAGAACATCACCCACAGGCCAACAGACACGCTTGCCTCCCGGCGCAAGGACACATCACGGCCTGGGTAATATTGTTGCCACAAATGTTTAACTTGAACCTTTCATaaggaaacagacaaaactaaattGAGGGACATTTTGCAAAACAACAGGCCTGAGCTCTCAAAAAATGTCAATAtcatagagatttttttaaaggctgggaactgttttatttttgtttttaacatctttattggagtataattgctttacaatggtgtgttagtttctgctgtataacaaagtgaatcagctgtatgtatacacatatccccatatctccttactcttgcatctccctcccaccctccctatcccacccctctaggtggtcacaaagcaccgagctgatctccctgtgttatatggctgcttcccactagctatctgttttacatttggtagtgcatatacgtccatgccactctctcacttcgtcccagcttccccttccccctccccgtgtcctcaattccattctctatgtctgtgtgggAACTATTTGAAAAGGACCAAAGTGACGTAACAACCATGTATGAGACTTGACTGGATCCCGAATTCTCCTGGTCCCtcaaaaggggggaaaaaggctATAAAAGACATTATTGAGACGATCAAGGAAATCTGAACAACGGCTAAATATATGCGATAAAAGTATTCTGTCAGTATTTAATTTCTTACATGTGATAATGGTATCATGTTTGTGTAAGGGAACGTTCTTGTTCTTAGATACACATTTAAGTACTTGGTACCTGACACTGGCAACAAGCTCAAgggttcaggaaaaaaatacttgtgagtgtgtatgtggagagaaggggaaagaaagagagagcaaaaggaaaagagaaaaaaaagaatatatggcaAATGTTAATAACTGGTGAACCTCGGTAAGAGATACACAAACCTTTGTTGTAACATTCTTGCAGCTTTCCTGAAGTTTtgcaatttttcaaaataaaaagtcgGGAATAAAAAAGCAAGGCATGGGGACTTGCCCGGTGGCCCACTCGTTAGGAtgctgtgcttccaatgcagggaccacaggttcagtccctgcttggggaactaagaccacACATGCTGAGTGGTgtgttccacaaaaaaaaaaaagcaggtcatGTCTGGAGAGAAAGCCATATCTGTCCCAGACACCAGACCCTTCCTTATTAGCTGTCTACCACCCGGACCATTCTGAGTCAGGCAAATGGGACTCACTAAGGAAAGTTCCCTGTTAGCAAATTCCAGAGGTGCAGGTGGCCCATCCCTTTAGCTTTCAGcctgaaataaaatacacatttcagagagagaggaaaaaaaaaaaaaaggccatccGCCGGCTGGGTGTTCAATGCAAATACAACTAGCAATCGGCCGAAGCCTCCTTAAGGGTAACAATCTGCTTAAAGTTTACCTGACGACAGGTCATACAGCGCAGTGACTGAGGTTATGAACTGGCAGCAGAAGCGAGGGCTGGCACTGAATATCTGCTTCAGCGTCTGAACGGATCCCGGCACCAGACAGCAGTAGTCATCCACGAGGGCCCTGGCTAACCGCACACAGTAGACCACAGGCGTCCGCTGGAAAGAAGCCACAGTCCACGTAACTACAGGTGTCGTGAGCCAGAAGACTAGCAACTATGTACACGTGGTGAAGATCAGAACTGGCAGAACGCCTTCCAAGAGGGGAAGAAGACGTTAACAGCTTACTTTGAAGCAGAGATTGGCAAATGAAAGCCCACAGACCAAATCCACCCTGCCACctctttctgtaaataaagttttatttaaacacAGCCCTGCTCATGTGTTTGCTATTGTCTCAGGCTGCTCCTGCACTACAAGGGCACAGCTGAGTAGGGGTGACAGAGATCATATGAcccgagggacttccctggtggtccagtggctaagactccacgctcccaatacagggggcccgggttcgatccctggtcggggaaccagatcctgcatgccgcaactaaagatcccgcatgcagcaactaaggcccggagcagccaaataaacaaatatttttttaaaaaagagagagattatatGACCCgaaaagcctaaaatgtttactatcttgCCCTTTACGTGAAAGGCCTGCCGACCTTTGAAGTTTACTTCAGAAAAAATCATTCCTGACTTCAAGTGAGGAAACGACAATTTTTGTAACCCTACAGGTGAGACTCCAAAGGTAAAAATTAACAGTTGCTACCACTTTGATGTGACTCAGGAGAGTCTGTGAACTATCACATGATTTAGAGCAGTACTTTCTCAAATTTTCCTACAGTCCTTTCCTATTACGGATTCCGTTAATATGTTTGAACCCTACATCACCACCCTGCCGTCTTTTTCCTTCCCACTCAGATGCCCATCTGTAGCCACATTTAACCATTGTTCAGGATGCTACAGTTTCAGGGCTacaacacagcctgcagggcaaACTGCAAGGAGGCATCAGGCCAGATTGTTCATTCACGCACCAAACCAGCCATCTCCACCCTTTTCTCTGGAGGAAGCTGCAGCCCTACACCCCAGTGTGGCAAACCCTGACCCAAGCCACAAGACCCTTTCCTGTTGTTAACATCTGCTTTCACTTTGCCAAAATGCCAGCGCAACAGCACCATGAGAGATAAATGGAAAATTATATGAGGAATTTCAAGATGCTAAACTTGACTTCATCAGGTTGTCAAGGGATAGAGGTAATCTTGACATTAAATACAACACACAAGATTTATTCAGGTGTCCCAGAAATCAGAATGGTGGCCATTAAGGTACAGATTCCCTTGAGATTTACCTGTGTATTACAAAGAACACAATATATTTTTACTAGccaaattttaaagataaataagatcacaggaaaaacttttaaataaattgaaaaaaaacccaaatgatgTCAAGTCCTTGGGAATGAAGCAGGTTTGAAAAACTGAATGTAGTAAATTTTGCTAGCTTAGCTGAGGATGTTAATCAAAAATTTGAGTTAATAACTACTCTAAGTGGATTATGAATTTTTCAACAACTCTGAGTAAcgaaaaagcaaaacagaatagATCTTCCAAAAAACTATCTAACACGAAGTCTActatgaaaatactttttttttttttttagatatttaaaaacaCTATAGAAGGCTCCTATGTCCATATCCATTAGAAGAGCCATCAGCTTTGAAATGGCACCCCGGAACAACTCCCATGTTTACTGATCTAActataaaaaacaagcaaacattgCCACAGTTTGACACATagtgaccttaaaaaaaaaaagaatccaatctTTGAGACTGCATGCATAGCTGTTTTCAAAATCCTACCTTGTTTTCAACTAAGAAAAATTAACTTTCACTTATTCTGAAGATGGAGCCTTCATTTACCGTTACAAACTACTGTTTTCTCAAGAATGGTGATCACCTGTATATACAAGTGTGGGGTATCAGCATACAGGGCAGGAACATCAAGAAGATAACATATGGAAAAGACCTCTCTAGAAATCCAATTAAATTAAACTTCCTGACACGAAACACCTCTTCAGAGACTCTCAGAGATGCTATCTCTAGAGACGTACCTGGAGCCAGGAGGCTGCACATTCCAACACTGGGATTCGACACACAGCCACTGCCATGGAGACCAGCTTTCCCAACAAGCTCATTCGGCTGTCATCGGCTTTGTTCCCTTGGGGGCTGAAAAGGGATGAGAAAATAATCTGCCGGACAGAGTCCTTGGTTTGCTCCTGGAAATAACTGCACATGATTTCAAGAAGTTGGAGCTCCTGAAGTGAATTCAATCTCTGTAAAACAAATCCAGGAGAAGCGATGAGAAATTTGGCCTATTAATTTCACacagtgagaaaacagaaaacactggTTTCACCAGGGAACTTTTCACCTCCCTAAAGCCCGGGTCCCACGGAGAACTCTCTACTGTTAATCTCGAGAAATACCATTCTACGTCATTATGCATCACCCTAGGGGGCTCAGGGTGACCTACAGCGGTTTGAGATTCTCGGTAACAGGCCTTTAAAGTCTCTTCCTTTAACACCATTGAGACATGGTTGTCACAAGCCCCGCAAAACGGGCATTTTGGCTGCTGCTGAAGGAGCAAGGCCAAGGGTGAGGACGGAGCCCCCGATCCGAAGAGCGTTTGTGGTCTGGCCGACGCTTGTCACCGAGAAGGAAAAAGGAGCCAGAGTTTACTTATCGGGGACGCGGCAGCCGAACGCCCGGCGCACCTTGGGCTGCGCGCCGCGCTCCTTGGGCACCTGGAACACGAACTCCTCGAGCAGCTCCACAGGGCCCTTGTCCACGATGGGCAGCGGCGCGCTCTGCAGCTGGCTGCTGAAGTAGATGTCCAGGTGGTACAGCACCTCCTTGGCGGCGCTGAGCGCGTCGCGGCGCAGGAGCGAGTGGCGGATGTCGCTCATGGTGCCACCTCT
This portion of the Pseudorca crassidens isolate mPseCra1 chromosome 15, mPseCra1.hap1, whole genome shotgun sequence genome encodes:
- the INTS15 gene encoding integrator complex subunit 15 isoform X4 is translated as MVLKEETLKACYRESQTARLNSLQELQLLEIMCSYFQEQTKDSVRQIIFSSLFSPQGNKADDSRMSLLGKLVSMAVAVCRIPVLECAASWLQRTPVVYCVRLARALVDDYCCLVPGSVQTLKQIFSASPRFCCQFITSVTALYDLSSDDLIPPLDLLEMIVNWIFEDPRLILITFLNTPIAANLPIGFLELTPLTGLIRWCVKAPLAYKRKKKPPLANGPITAKVTKDSGGTDRDSHLLYSKLHLSVLQVLMMLQVHLTEKNLYGRLGLILFDHMVPLVEEINRLADELNPLNASQEIELSLDRLAQALQVAMASGALLCTRDDLRTLCSRLPHNNLLQLVISGPVPQSPHAALPPGFYPHIHTPPLGYGAVPAHPAAHPALPTHPGHTFISGMTFPFRPIR
- the INTS15 gene encoding integrator complex subunit 15 isoform X5, with the translated sequence MSDIRHSLLRRDALSAAKEVLYHLDIYFSSQLQSAPLPIVDKGPVELLEEFVFQVPKERGAQPKRLNSLQELQLLEIMCSYFQEQTKDSVRQIIFSSLFSPQGNKADDSRMSLLGKLVSMAVAVCRIPVLECAASWLQRTPVVYCVRLARALVDDYCCLVPGSVQTLKQIFSASPRFCCQFITSVTALYDLSSDDLIPPLDLLEMIVNWIFEDPRLILITFLNTPIAANLPIGFLELTPLTGLIRWCVKAPLAYKRKKKPPLANGPITAKVTKDSGGTDRDSHLLYSKLHLSVLQVLMMLQVHLTEKNLYGRLGLILFDHMVPLVEEINRLADELNPLNASQEIELSLDRLAQALQVAMASGALLCTRDDLRTLCSRLPHNKPIR
- the INTS15 gene encoding integrator complex subunit 15 isoform X1 encodes the protein MSDIRHSLLRRDALSAAKEVLYHLDIYFSSQLQSAPLPIVDKGPVELLEEFVFQVPKERGAQPKRLNSLQELQLLEIMCSYFQEQTKDSVRQIIFSSLFSPQGNKADDSRMSLLGKLVSMAVAVCRIPVLECAASWLQRTPVVYCVRLARALVDDYCCLVPGSVQTLKQIFSASPRFCCQFITSVTALYDLSSDDLIPPLDLLEMIVNWIFEDPRLILITFLNTPIAANLPIGFLELTPLTGLIRWCVKAPLAYKRKKKPPLANGPITAKVTKDSGGTDRDSHLLYSKLHLSVLQVLMMLQVHLTEKNLYGRLGLILFDHMVPLVEEINRLADELNPLNASQEIELSLDRLAQALQVAMASGALLCTRDDLRTLCSRLPHNNLLQLVISGPVPQSPHAALPPGFYPHIHTPPLGYGAVPAHPAAHPALPTHPGHTFISGMTFPFRPIR
- the INTS15 gene encoding integrator complex subunit 15 isoform X3 codes for the protein MSDIRHSLLRRDALSAAKEVLYHLDIYFSSQLQSAPLPIVDKGPVELLEEFVFQVPKERGAQPKRLNSLQELQLLEIMCSYFQEQTKDSVRQIIFSSLFSPQGNKADDSRMSLLGKLVSMAVAVCRIPVLECAASWLQRTPVVYCVRLARALVDDYCCLVPGSVQTLKQIFSASPRFCCQFITSVTALYDLSSDDLIPPLDLLEMIVNWIFEDPRLILITFLNTPIAANLPIGFLELTPLTGLIRWCVKAPLAYKRKKKPPLANGPITAKVTKDSGGTDRDSHLLYSKLHLSVLQVLMMLQVHLTEKNLYGRLGLILFDHMVPLVEEINRLADELNPLNASQEIELSLDRLAQALQVAMASGALLCTRDDLRTLCSRLPHNKKSPASEDIASARGTSSPPRTNPFATFSFFVHSFYVMFNVFRALKCDRV
- the INTS15 gene encoding integrator complex subunit 15 isoform X2 — protein: MHNDVEWYFSRLTVESSPWDPGFRERLNSLQELQLLEIMCSYFQEQTKDSVRQIIFSSLFSPQGNKADDSRMSLLGKLVSMAVAVCRIPVLECAASWLQRTPVVYCVRLARALVDDYCCLVPGSVQTLKQIFSASPRFCCQFITSVTALYDLSSDDLIPPLDLLEMIVNWIFEDPRLILITFLNTPIAANLPIGFLELTPLTGLIRWCVKAPLAYKRKKKPPLANGPITAKVTKDSGGTDRDSHLLYSKLHLSVLQVLMMLQVHLTEKNLYGRLGLILFDHMVPLVEEINRLADELNPLNASQEIELSLDRLAQALQVAMASGALLCTRDDLRTLCSRLPHNNLLQLVISGPVPQSPHAALPPGFYPHIHTPPLGYGAVPAHPAAHPALPTHPGHTFISGMTFPFRPIR